A genome region from Gadus macrocephalus chromosome 15, ASM3116895v1 includes the following:
- the ppa1b gene encoding inorganic pyrophosphatase, which produces MSYTVEERGDLHSLTYRLFYKNADGKVVSPFHDIPMYADEGQNIFHVVIEVPRWTNAKMEISTTEPLNPVKQDVKKGKVRYVANVFPHKGYIWNYGAIPQTWEDPTHKDPDTGHVGDNDPIDVCEIGSKVCSRGEVIKVKVLGILAMIDEGETDWKVIVINVDDPEAKDLNNISDVKRLKPGYLDATVDWFRRYKVPDGKPENQFGFNGEFKDKDFAIETIKTTNKFWKALISQQAKPGELNCMNTTISPDDSPCHVSVDQAKAIIEKTSPSGAAEAIPLSVDKSFYYERK; this is translated from the exons ATGAGCTACACAGTCGAAGAACGGGGAGACCTACATAGTCTGACCTACCGCTTGTTTTACA AAAATGCCGATGGAAAGGTTGTCTCCCCATTCCATGACATACCAATGTATGCTGATGAAGGACAG AACATCTTCCATGTGGTTATTGAAGTACCAAGATGGACAAATGCCAAGATGGag ATCTCTACAACAGAACCCCTCAATCCAGTCAAGCAAGATGTGAAAAAGGGTAAAGTGCGCTATGTGGCGAATGTGTTCCCTCACAAAGGGTACATCTGGAACTACGGAGCTATTCCCCAG ACGTGGGAAGACCCAACCCACAAAGATCCAGACACCGGTCACGTCGGTGACAACGACCCAATCGACGTTTGTGAAATCGGCAGCAAG GTGTGCTCACGTGGGGAGGTAATCAAAGTGAAAGTGCTCGGCATTCTGGCCATGATTGACGAAGGAGAGACTGACTGGAAGGTCATCGTAATCAACGTGGACGACCCCGAGGCCAAAGACTTGAACA ATATCAGCGACGTCAAAAGGCTGAAACCGGGCTACCTCGACGCCACCGTGGACTGGTTCAGACGCTACAAGGTCCCCGATGGGAAACCAGAGAACCAGTTTGGCTTTAATGGAGAATTCAAGGACAAG GACTTCGCCATAGAAACCATCAAGACCACCAACAAATTCTGGAAAGCCCTCATCTCTCAGCAGGCCAAACCAGGGGAACTCAACTG CATGAACACGACCATTTCCCCGGATGACAGCCCCTGCCACGTCTCAGTGGATCAAGCCAAGGCTATCATCGAGAAG
- the eif4ebp2 gene encoding eukaryotic translation initiation factor 4E-binding protein 2, with the protein MSTSRHLSESRAIPTRTVLINDATQLPHDYCTTPGGTLFSTTPGGTRIIYDRKFLLDRRNSPIAQTPPAHLPVIRGVTSQTVLNENRKNEANKHTSHDGKPGDDAQFEMDI; encoded by the exons ATGTCGACCAGTCGTCATCTTAGTGAGAGCAGGGCCATCCCGACTAGGACGGTGTTGATCAACGATGCAACGCAGCTACCTCATGACTATTGTACTACCCCTGGAGGCACTTTATTCTCCACCACTCCGGGAG GGACCAGGATAATCTATGACCGGAAGTTCCTATTGGACAGGCGTAATTCCCCAATAGCCCAGACCCCGCCTGCCCACCTGCCTGTCATCCGCGGTGTGACCAGCCAAACGGTTCTGAACGAAAACCGGAAGAATGAAGCCAACAAACACACCAGCCATGACGGCAAACCAG GTGACGACGCACAGTTTGAAATGGACATCTGA
- the rps24 gene encoding 40S ribosomal protein S24 isoform X1, whose amino-acid sequence MNDTVTVRTRKFMTNRLLQRKQMVVDVLHPGKATVPKTEIREKLAKMYKTTPDVVFVFGFRTQFGGGKTTGFAMVYDSLDYAKKNEPKHRLARHGLYEKKKSSRKQRKERKNRMKKVRGTKKAAVGAAGKKKK is encoded by the exons ATG AATGACACAGTGACTGTCAGGACCCGGAAATTCATGACGAACCGGCTGCTCCAGAGGAAGCAAATG GTCGTCGATGTCCTGCATCCTGGCAAGGCCACAGTCCCAAAGACTGAAATCAGGGAGAAACTAGCAAAAATGTACAAGACCACTCCCGATGTGGTCTTTGTCTTTGGCTTCAGGACCCAGTTCGGTGGTGGCAAGACTACAGGCTTCGCCATGGTCTACGACTCGTTAGACTACGCCAAGAAGAACGAGCCCAAGCACAGACTGGCCAGA CATGGTCTGTATGAGAAGAAGAAGTCCTCCAGGAAACAGCGCAAGGAGCGAAAGAACAGAATGAAGAAAGTACGAGGCACCAAGAAGGCGGCTGTGGGGGCTGCTGGCAAAAAG
- the rps24 gene encoding 40S ribosomal protein S24 isoform X2 — MNDTVTVRTRKFMTNRLLQRKQMVVDVLHPGKATVPKTEIREKLAKMYKTTPDVVFVFGFRTQFGGGKTTGFAMVYDSLDYAKKNEPKHRLARHGLYEKKKSSRKQRKERKNRMKKVRGTKKAAVGAAGKKK, encoded by the exons ATG AATGACACAGTGACTGTCAGGACCCGGAAATTCATGACGAACCGGCTGCTCCAGAGGAAGCAAATG GTCGTCGATGTCCTGCATCCTGGCAAGGCCACAGTCCCAAAGACTGAAATCAGGGAGAAACTAGCAAAAATGTACAAGACCACTCCCGATGTGGTCTTTGTCTTTGGCTTCAGGACCCAGTTCGGTGGTGGCAAGACTACAGGCTTCGCCATGGTCTACGACTCGTTAGACTACGCCAAGAAGAACGAGCCCAAGCACAGACTGGCCAGA CATGGTCTGTATGAGAAGAAGAAGTCCTCCAGGAAACAGCGCAAGGAGCGAAAGAACAGAATGAAGAAAGTACGAGGCACCAAGAAGGCGGCTGTGGGGGCTGCTGGCAAAAAG
- the rps24 gene encoding 40S ribosomal protein S24 isoform X3 has product MNDTVTVRTRKFMTNRLLQRKQMVVDVLHPGKATVPKTEIREKLAKMYKTTPDVVFVFGFRTQFGGGKTTGFAMVYDSLDYAKKNEPKHRLARHGLYEKKKSSRKQRKERKNRMKKVRGTKKAAVGAAGKK; this is encoded by the exons ATG AATGACACAGTGACTGTCAGGACCCGGAAATTCATGACGAACCGGCTGCTCCAGAGGAAGCAAATG GTCGTCGATGTCCTGCATCCTGGCAAGGCCACAGTCCCAAAGACTGAAATCAGGGAGAAACTAGCAAAAATGTACAAGACCACTCCCGATGTGGTCTTTGTCTTTGGCTTCAGGACCCAGTTCGGTGGTGGCAAGACTACAGGCTTCGCCATGGTCTACGACTCGTTAGACTACGCCAAGAAGAACGAGCCCAAGCACAGACTGGCCAGA CATGGTCTGTATGAGAAGAAGAAGTCCTCCAGGAAACAGCGCAAGGAGCGAAAGAACAGAATGAAGAAAGTACGAGGCACCAAGAAGGCGGCTGTGGGGGCTGCTGGCAAAAAG